CACCATTTCAGagattaataataacataacaGCCCTATTAGTGTGATGCAACAAAAACAACCACTTTCTCATGACCGAAATCGGTGTTTACTTTCCACAGAGCCAAATTGTAACGAAGATGCAATCCTTTTCAAAATCAATTCCTTAACGCTTCTGGGTCTGgtttagatgaaaaaaaaaacggaaATTGAAGAACCAAATAGAGATAGTGGGAAAAAAATGCATACCCGGTTTGATGAAttgcttttttttaattattggaGGAGAAGAGGGGAATAGGAAGAGAGAATGAACCGACTCCAAAAGTGAGAAGAGAAAAGAACCGTGGAAATGTGACCGGACAGACCGGTTAGGGCATAGAGAGAGGGATCCGGTTGAGTTGGCTTCGCTTGAAATAGATCCGGTTTCGGCGGTAAAAGGTACCTACCCGGACCGGTTTGTTTTGCCACAAAGAATGAGAAAACCGATATTCGTGCCGATCCTCTCCTCCGGAATCTTGTCTcctgtttttatattattttagagtttaaattttaagtatctTTTTTGAAAAAGCAATTACTCTTACATTAAGtacaaatcaatatttttttttaagatagaTAACATAAAAACTGCACAATTTACCATGCAGATGTCCATAAACTAATCAATTCAAGGAAAAACGTTTAAATCAATTactaaataacaaaaacacGATCATTTTAGTTGttggtttaaaaaaaaagttaaatcaaATTTCTAGTTTCAagataaattagttaaaaactCTCTatcatatatgtatatttacataatatatgtatattaatataatgtaGTATTATTAAACATTGCAATTACATTAACAATGagacataaataataataatgataatcagaataaacattaaaaaacctacaatgttaataataattgtgttgataattaaatatatatatatatataattatatatatatatatataattatatatatatatatatggggtttgttaATTTAAGTAAGATTTTTTAGTTAATACATTTTAGTAAAGTATATCAAGTTTTAATGGATAAAAGAATCTTCGTTCAAAATccaagggtattttaataattttaatatttaatttaaaatgaaaaaaataaaagttagttaTTAACTTAATAACTAGGCAGCAATCATGAATGGTAAATAACTATGTGACAACAATCATGGATGATAAATAACTATGTGACATCAATCATGGATGATAGGGTTTAGGTAGGGTTTAgcgtttagggtttatggtatagggtttagggttattttttaaataaaaaaataaaaggtagttATTAAGTCAttgtaaaaaagtttttaaattcattagtttttttttctctttctcatttctttttttagtcaaaactttaaaacaattttagactttattttcattataaaatattgtgtttCTATGcatactatttatattatttggatctaaacaaattctaattctcaACATCTAGCAGATAAAATGTTTTTAggaaaagtaaattaaaattctctttttctttattttctgttatCTTTTGatcttttattcttataatgtatttatcaaaatatttattattaacatgaattttttctaagtattttttttatcaattttgtgTTTATTCTTATGAATTAATAAAAGACCCATCgttttatacttaaaaattttattattattttttctagacAGGCGAACTGGTTCGATAACAAATagttctttttttctaaatttattatttttctttttccttaagCTTGGAAGAGTTAAATTCTTCTGATTTTGAATCATCATAATATCTAGACCTAGTTTTCctactaacttttatttttttttattttaaattaaatattaaaattattaaaatacctttgAGTTTAAAGTATGTTTCTCtttgttaaaatgtaccaactaaaaaaagaatttaagtAAATTAGcaaaacccatatatatatatatatatatatatatatatatatatatatatatatatatatatatatatatatatatatatatatatatatatatatatatatatatatatatatatatatatatatatatatatatatatatatatatatatatatatataccaactaaaaaaaaatttaagtaaattagcaaacccatatatatatatatatatatatatataacattagtaaaagatatttttctcaatttctttATACATATTCTAACTAGTTTAGATGTATTTGATTAGTGAATTAGGTTAGATATATCCATTGAGTTAagtaaatgtattatttttggcatgagaaagaatataaatatcCAATTGTAGTCATTTTGATTAACCGGTATTTAAAAACAAGATTTTAGTTATCTTCATGGTTTTGTGGAAATAAACTACtaacataattttctttttcacatctaattaaaaatctctgcttaatttttctttaacaaatattaattctCAAGGGAGAATAAGAGGTGAAAGTGGTGGGAAACAGTTTTCAAACATGATTAGAAAATGGCTAAAAACAAGGAACCTCCACATAGCTTTTTTTCCTTCTCAGCAGCACCATGAAATGAAACACAACACAGTTGAACAAGGAAGGAGCAGAAACGGTTCCACTTTCCTAAACTCAATGCTTTCTTCCTCACATTACTTCCTTTTCTTCTGCATTCTAGTCTCCATCTCCGACACAGGTTCTGATTTTCTTCCCTCTCACAATCCATGCATAAAGCTTTTCACATCATTTTTTGTCTTCATGATTAGCTATTCCCTTGAATGTTAAATGTTTGTAGTCTTCATTTGTGGTATTAATGCTTATAATAGTTTTACTCTGAATAATTTATGGTGTCATGTGAAACAGATGGAACAGAACTCATAGTGGCGAACAACTGCAAAGAAAGTGTATGGCCCGCAATTCTCGGCaatggaggacacccttcaccAAAACATGGCGGGTTTTATCTTGGAAGCGGCGAAGAGGTTGTTGTCCAAGTCCCTGAAGGTTGGTCAGGGAGAATCTGGGGCAGACAAGGGTGTTACTTCGACCAACAAACAGGCAAAGGTTATTGTCAAACAGGAGATTGTGGAGGGCTATTGCAATGCAATGGTATCGGTGGAGTCCCTCCTGCAACCCTAGTAGAAATGACCCTTGGAACCTCAAAATCAGCGTTGCATTTCTATGATGTTAGTTTGGCTGATGGGTTTAACCTTCCAGTGTCAATGAAGCCAGTGAGTGGTAGTGGTGCAGGTTGTGGTGTTGCTGGCTGTGAAGCTAACTTGAACGTTTATTGCCCTTCAGCTTTGGTTGTGGAGAGAAATGGGAAGGTTGTGGGGTGCAAGAGTGCTTGTTTGGCAGCAAAGTCAGATAGGTATTGCTGCACTGGTGAGTTTGCTGGAAGATGCAAGCCAACTGTGTTTGCTCGTCTCTTCAAGACCGTTTGCCCTAATGCTTATAGCTATGCTTTTGATGATTCATCAGTCCTCAAGACTTGTGTGGCACCTCGCTATGTCATTACATTTTGCCCTCCACATTGATCATTTCTCTGTGCTGTtttcactcttttcttcttcttcattcagTCTAAACTGTTGTTTCTCTTAGTTTTGCAATTTGCAAGTTTCATTTATATCTATCAGATTATTAATCTGttatattatatcatatataaAGTCATGAAATATATAACTTATAGCTCATCTCCTTTgttaaatcatatatatttataattttctaattaatatttacTTAGAAAACAATATTCATCCACGCATGGATTATATCATACTTAAAAATAGCACTGatgtaaattaaatacaattaataacCAGTGAGATTCATTCATATCTTTTTGGGTGTCATTCAGATAAGGATATTAACAGAATTGATATCTGTCAGTCATTCaatctatttatatttgtttcttcAAGGTTATCCACGACTGACCCTATACTCAAGCCACAACTTACGTAAATGTTGACTCCCCTCCATAAAGGATAAGTGCAACAATCGTAGCAAACATATACATCAATATTTCTCTTATTGTGTACTTTCAAATGGAATGAAAGCACACGTTGAAGCTCTCTAATTAATGGCTGCAAATTCCTTGACATGAACAACAAAGAACAACGTCATTCCTCTTGGACAAGACTGCAGAACAAACAATTTGAGAAGGCATTGGTCTTGTATGGTGAAGACACACCAGATCGGTGGCATAATATAGCGAAAGAAGTTGGTGATAAAtcagtggaggaagtgaagagACACTACGCAATTCTTTTAGAAGATGTAAGTAGAATAGAGTCGGGACATGTTCCAATTCCAGAATACTAGTTCTCTGAAAACATGCATGGATGATAGATGCAGAGAGGTATGCTTaattaagatatatattttattgttatgatTCCAGACTTTTCTTTTGCCTTTTGCATTCATTACTTTTACGCATATTAATATGGGTGGAAAAGAGATTTCATTCTTCATCTCAGAATGTCAAGTTTAACAACATGAAATGAAatgtaagtttattttagtCATACTATATAATACATGTTAACTTTTAcgagatttttctttttctttttacttatggAAATGTTTTTCTAATCACCTAATGAAAACAAGTGCATCATGTCTATTTACCTTTTTTCATTCTGGCAAAAACTtgttaaatcttaaaaataaataatttgcatgatttgttattattaaatagttttttattgtaaatacttttttaaatttaagaaagtaattatcaaaagaataaaataataattttaatttataatataattaaatttagattaatatatatatataattattttagtttaaaataatggttattttaaagataaaaaaattgagaaaaaaaaaacgaatccTCTTATATGTAATACAAATAATGTgtacacaaaaaaataaattctttatatgtagatataaattattttttaaagaaattaaaatgataCACAGTCTCTACTTTTTCGATTAAACATCAATAGTATTATTTCTCTTCTATCTTGTAATTTATCGAAATTAATCATAATGCAGTTCAccatgtaataatttttttccttttaagtaTGCAGGCATCCATCCCAAGTATCGTATTTTCTGTGAGTTCCGCTGCAATAAAACCAGCTTGGAACCTTGGTAAAAAAACATTTCAAGAAATAAGAATGTTTTATTCGTTGTTTAAATATAGCAGACTGAAACTATTTACCCCTTGTAATCGACAtcaatattcaataaatatgtTACTAATGCTATCATTGTAAAGTTTCTGTATAGTGTAAGGGTCACAAATTTGAACTTCAACAAAAATACTTCAATATGttacttataataattttttatttcaatgactaaaatttatttcatctataattatatttataactacgtacacattttgttttttcaattttactcttttaattactatttttaaaatttaaataatgtatagatatttaaaaaatgcatCTAGTATTTGCATAATTTGTTTTCAAAGTCCATTTGCTACAAAcgttttggaataaaatttcaGAAGTCTACTTTCGTAGTTCCGAAAACATAATTCTAGCAATCATTCATAATTGCGTGTTGATATTATGTAATAAACAGACTTCTGGAATTATAAAtctgaaaataaacaaaatagaaTGAGCATTGATTAGGATacattttgtaataaatataaaccaGACACAGAAGTTTCTGAGACATGAGAGTCGAACTGAATTGTTCCCTAAAATCGTAAGATACTTTATCATCTAAGCTCAAGATTGAGCATGTTTGTGTCAAGGAAATGTGACACTGATGTCTCTTGGGTGAGTTAATAGAATGAcaacaattaaaataagataCGAGGTTTAAAGGTATAATATATCctatacaatatataaatattcgtcaaaaaaaaaccctaacagATAACTTTGATCTCAACtacattttttctattaaaaagattttaattaataatttgggGTAGCAGACATACACTTACTCAGCTAGGTGGTTATGGTAATGATCTACTtgatttaatgtgatttttcGTTAAGTATCTTACAATTTTGTTCAGGTTTACTCTATTATATAATGAGTTATGAAAAAAGTACCAAACAAATTAACTTACATTTGATGTAAACActataaaatattgtttcctATTCGATTCATAATATCATCTAAACTTAAATTAGCACTAAATACTACAAATTTACATACCGGAAGGTGACTCGTTCAGAATAGATGATAATCGCAAAGGTGGAAGCTTTTGGAAAAGGTTCGCAAACCAAGGAGTAGCATATGTTGAAAGCTAATAACGTCTTCAAATCCACATCTCCTGGGGCAAAGATGATATTGATGTACTTGAATTTGCATTATCTAGCATATCTTGGATAGTGTTATCCCAACAACTTGATGAATGCTTCAGATTGGTACTACCATTGCATAACCAAAATAAAACTGACACAAATGACTAGCCAAAAGGATGCAGTTTCCTCAGGACAAACACAAAGATGCCACCAAGAATGGAGCTGAAGCTGTCGGTTCAGTAAATTCCAAATATAAAGTTATTCATGAACATTATGTATGGAAACACATGCAGAGATTTTACCCTTTTGCTCGTGACCAAAGGCATTTCATTTAAACTCTTTAATCAAACTACTTCTTTAGAAAGTACATTCCATCCCGAAGTTCTAACTTCTCCTCAGAAACCAGACCAGATAAAAAGCTTTGTAGTTGCTGGAGTGATTTGTCATATGGGGGATCAGCAATGCAAAACATCTGCAATACAATCATGTAATTAAATCTATCTGATCACAGATGCAAATACTTATATAGGCGTAAAACTGTTCTTTTTATCAGGAGTTATAAGTTAAAACCATTATTACCTTGAGAGTATTGTGAATTCGATCTAATGCCATGCTACCAAAGTTTGTGAGCATCCCCATGATAAATTTCTGCAAAGAAGCTTCATCAGTTAGATATCTTTTAATCTATGCATTGCACATCCTTTGTGTTTAAATGTCTCGAGATGAATAAATGAAAAGACATGTGCACCCCAGAAGCCGTCTTTGGCCAAAAAGTATTTTTTCATATTGGCAAAACTAGGAATAACAAgctgatgatgaagaagaactgtatttatttattcaaggAAAATCCATTCTCTAGAGTGTTTcttcattaaatattttcccTGCCCTCATATTGATGAAGGCCTATTTGTTGTAAAAGATCggtttaaacatatattaaccatctaagattaaaatttaaacagcATACATTGCAAAGATTCTCAAGTCTAGGCAGTCAATTTTCTAAATATTGGATAGTTAAATTCAAGTGTAAGTCATAACTCTCAACTGACCATCACTTTATCCCACTTACCTCATATACAGTCATTTCCTTAAGAAGTTGATTTTCTACAGAAGCCACAGATCTGTCCTCCTCCTCGTCACCTCCTAGAAGATCTTGAGTACCAGCACTGGCTCCATTCTTACTTGTCTCAGCCATGTTTTCCACAATGTTGTATACATGGTCAGAGGAATCTTCCCCTTGCGACTCTGTAATGATCCCCTGGGTACAAAAAAGAAGCAAGAGTATTTAGTTTCAACTTCACTACTAAACTTCAGACTTCATggttttaaaagagaaaattcaCAGCCATTAAATTGTTCACATTTGACCAGCAAGTCATGTCATCGGAAAACTATAATTATCATATGTAAATGAACTTCAGTGTTAAAGTAAAAAGTGTGATACCAAAAAGAAGTTAGTTAACTCAAAAGAGATAATATTCGTCCgcacaaaataaatataatcaggCTGCAAAGTAGTGATACcaaaaagaagaacaagaaaatttGCAGAAGTGGTCCACCAGACCCACCTTGCTTATCCAGAAATTTATTCTCCGATTTAAAGCATCTGCGGGTATCCCAATAGCAGCTGCAAGGTTTTTAGCCGTCcaactgaaaaaagaaatacaatataatattaCTACTACACAACAGACTAAAGGTATGCAAAGATTGCTAAGGATACCTTGGTTGATCTTGAAATTTCATAATGATAGATGCGTGAACAGGGGCTACTGTGAACTGCATCTCCCTATCTTGAAACTGCAACTCCAGCTGAACCATAGAAAATGGTAATATTTGGAGCAAATAGTAAAAGGTGAGAAAGGGGCATCATTATTCATCAAGTTCAAAAACTGTACCAAATATCCACAGACAGTAAATATAGAGCAACTAACCTTGATGGTTCCAAGACTTTTTTTCCACTGAAGCTTACGAGGAGTTTTGATTTCACTAAATCTCTTTGCATAATCAGATAGGAGACGGTCAACAGGTTCAGGCAGGTTAAGTGGCTCATCCTGTAAATCTCCTCAAAGTTAAAATAGTACAGACGCAGTTTTGCAGTATAGCAatgaaatcattaaaaaaatctagattgtcttttctttttatgttgagAAAGGCTAGATTATGTTTCATTTATCAGCAGGTAACGTTTCAAGCTTAACACAactcaataaaacaaaaaatcatagGCAAAGTTACCTGAACTTTCTAGACGAGAGAACTGAAACGTTATATcacaaatttgaaattgttAACTGCTTGAAAATCAACACTAAAaaacttgattttatttatgtGCCTTTATTTTCTGATTTACCTTTTTAGAGAAAAAGTCATATATTTGCTTCAAAAAATTGTTACATAAGTGAGTAGTACATTTTCGTTTGGAGAATATAAATTTGCCTCAGCATAATGATGACAACAATGAAAAACAGTGACAATAGCAGGAAAGGTGGGATCGGAAAAAGGAATGtttgatcattttttatttgcttaAGATAAGATGAGGATAAACTATGTAAAAAACTGATTTGATTTACAAGTTAAGGCATTATGGAACAAAGGGACCAACATAATTCCTGCATCTCAAGCAGAAGTGATccttaaaatgaaattaattgaaagaaataatGAATGTACCCGTAGAAAGTGAAGAGTAcatatatagtaaaaaaataataataattgtattgaACAATAAGTTTTGGCACTTTCTTCAGAGAAAAAAGCCTTATTGCTGAGCCTAAATATAATACACAATCTTATTGAGGAATAGATGTCGTGTGATGACATACATAAATCATTTATCTGCTCATTAACTAAAATTCAAAagaatcaataaaataattgtgaACACAAACCTGTATTGGAGGCCAGAAATTAGAAGATATGATAGTGGCAGAAATTACATCCATGGATATTATTGCACTGTCTCCCACTTCAACACCTGAGGGAGCATCGCCAATTCATTTGTGAAACagaattaaagataaataatagttaaaattgTTGCTGGCAATAATCACAAACATGGGAAATATGAACTTGGAAATTACTTGTCTGAGGTAGCTGACTTATGGTAGCTTTAATGTTACTGTTGGTTCGTTTTGAGCCAATTAGGTCATTGAGCATAATCTCACATTTCTGTAGGCTGCTCTCTCCAAAGTGTATCTGCAAAAACAAAAGGCATTAATAAATATCTAGATAGCAATACAAAACATGAATGAATAcacacaaaataatatataatattaactcCACACCTACCAAACACCCAGGTTTCATgagtttttatttgaataaataccTTCAGGAGTTCTAGAGTACGTATCTCTGAATCAATATCATAATCTGACTTATTTAGAAGTTTTTCAGCAAGCATAGTTCGATATTCATGAACTAATTGATCTTTTGAACCAATTATGCCAACAATCATCCCAAGTATATCAACCTTCCTTTGGTTTCTGCTTCCCTTTAATGGATCTGCTTCCACAGGGTCAGGTTGCCATCTGCTTGGAAAAGGCAATTAAAAGAAAGGTCATTTTATAATATGGCAggcataaaaataattaaatacaactGATCATCATCCAGAACACAGATATACCGCATGGCATTGATCCATGCTTGCCTATCATCACTGTTGAAATCATCATCAACACCAGCATTCTCTTGAATTTCTTCATCTCTGTTCAACTCTTCAAGAAGGCTATCTCCAGGATTCGCAGAGGAACTTGAATTTCCACCAGTTCCATCTGTCAGCATTGTTACTATGCACTTTATGGTATCCCTCCTTCCTCTTAAATAATCCCTTATGGGTTCACCAACTGCCTCAAGGAAAACACCTGCAGGATCTATTGTCCTAAGTGCTTTAATTGTTGAAACATATTGGTGTAATATATCATTGGTTGATGCACCTGCAGTAAGCAAGCGATATCGCAGTGCTGAAATAAATGATTCCACCAGCTTTGAATGTTGTCCAGTGTATTCAAGACACAATTTTAAGTCTTCAATTGCAGAAGAGCTTCAAAAATTagtagagagaaagaaaataaattatcagaAGACATGAACAAACAAGCCACAATCCAGCAAAGAATGAATTAGTTAAGACAAGCCAAATGGCACAAGTGCGAAATGTTGGAGCTTGAAAGTTATTCAAAACCAAGGCAAGCATGGAACTGCaagaagaaagagttgataATCTAAATTCTAGATTCATTGTTGTGACAAACAGAAACAACTTCATTTCtgaaagaaaatgttaaatCCTAGAACAATTGTCAATCTCTCTGCTATGACTCGAAGCTATAACCACAAATATATTTTAGGCAACTGTGTGATCTAGCCAttcaatttgttaaaaaaaaaaagaaataggacaattaattttctaataGATATCCCAGAAGAAATAAAGAGAACTATAAATAAGGTACCTCTCAGGATAATCAACAATTATCTCAAATAATTTAGCTATTCTTAAATCTTGCAGTGTTTCATATGCAAAATATTCCAGCCGCAACTTCCATCTCACTAGCCCTTCAGAGGGAGTATTAATTCCAGGACAGCATGAAGATGGTTGTGGTGCCAAAGGTGATTTCAAACCTGATGAAGTACTCTCATAACTAACTACATCACCAAGATAGACAAGAAGTGCGTGCAGAAATTGGAGAGGAACAGCCTGAATGAGACCAATTATCAGCATACCGTGTTAGAATTGAGGGTACATTTTTCCTAAATTGGCTACTATGGGTagaaagtatattttatataaagtaCAGTGACAGTCAAACTTtcagaaatatataaatagggTCTCAAAATAAGTTATTCCATTAATGAGTTTGGAACTCGTATGCACTATGCAGATACTTTTTATCTACTAGACTTAAATGCATATGAACATTGATATTTTAGTAAAGCGGGTAAATTAGGTTGTTGTGAAAACTAATGATTGGCCAAAGCAAAGCATcataataaaatcttatttaattGAATGTATAGATATGGTATATGTAATGAATTTAGTATATATCATGTATGGTATATATGTAAAGAATTTAGTATATATCATGAGGAAAGAAATCATGGTTATGTAAGAATTGAGATGCAACACgactaataaagaaaaaaatgctaTCAAGAAAATAAGTGGAGTGAAACTTGTATGTGGCATAAAATTTTGACAAGACTGGATATAGGAAATGTTTTTTGCTGGTTGGGCATCCTTTGACCAGTCTCTTTTATCAATTCCCAACATCTAAAATGTAcaacaacattaattattacTATCTGATGCAAAAATTCACATTTATAATGTAATTAGAGTCAAAATTATGTgtcaatataattataaaataacaattcaaaattatagCATAATTAGGATGGAATTCTATATGCACAACAAACCTGTATCCAGCTTTTAATAGATTGTAAAACAGAACTCCGATAATCATCACCAGCTACATCATTTACTTTTGCCTGCCATTCAGACAGGAGAAAGCCAAATGCCATCCAAAGATTAGGTTTACAAAGGGATATATAAGTGAAACAAAATGGTGAGAGCCAAATTGGTAAAATGAGATTCAGGAAAGCTGGAAAAGCCAGGACTTTGAATTTCAGAAACATCCTCACCTTCAGTAGTAAAAACATAGCAGAAGCATAAGCATCCTCCGCCATGGAAGTAAATCCAAGATTTCTAAGATCAAGAACAACCTTTCCAATGTTCTTCACCAGTCTACTGTTTTCCGAGAACCTATGGTCGTTATAGCACTCATCAACATCCATTTCACCAACCTTGTTGcatacttttcctttttcatctAAATCCATGCCATCCTTATTTTGAGATGCATCATCACAAAACTCTTCATCCATGATCGTACTTAACTCCTCcagttttcttttaaaataccaATGCAGTATAACTAAAAGTTGCAAACAGGAAAAAAACATACAAGGCAAAAAGGAAAGAAAGCAGTAAGCtccttaaaaaatatcaaataggAGAAAATGATACGAAGAGGAAACACAGTAACTGTATTTTTAATAAGCAGAGCTTTCAAGCAACTTAAATGTTCTCACAAACGTCAAAAAAAGGACGTGGCTTCTCTAAAGTGAGTAACTCGCTCACTTTTACAAGGTAAAGTAACAAATTTCAATCGTTGGTGGGTAAATATTACATGAAGAAATTTAACAAATCATGGATGTATTTGGAACATCggccattatttttttttatcaatgacAGAGATTACTTATTTAATCATACTCAGTTACTTTAAAAGATCCAAATCACATAGATCAAGAGCTATAAAATATTGCATTAGGAACTAACCTATGTAAACCAGTATATTAGTGCTAACCATATCAAACTTTGATGTAAAAGAATACATATGGCGAAAACCACGAGATTAGTAAAAAAGCATTCATAATCAAAGCAATCAGTTTACTTAAACAAACCCTCGTTAACCTATTAAAAAGTAACAAACTGCAAACAAACCAGGGAAATGCCGAGGAAGTGTGGCCATAAGAACAGAAGAGACAATCCATTGATACTTAGAAGTAAGGTAACTTCTTTCTCCTTCAAAATCATGTTTATCCTCTAACATCTGGTCCTGGTAAGATTGCAAACCATGCACCAACATCAAAAGACACTTCTCCTGATACTGTTTCTCCAAAGTAACCTCTTCCAAAGCATTATACAACACACTCTGAATTTCATCCTCGTCAATCTGTTTCAACAATTCATAAAGCAGAAGTAAACACCAACCAcaacgaaaaaagaaaaagaaagaaagaagtgaagtaaGGATAAAAACACACTAACATCAAGATCGTCATTCTTGTTCAAACCCGCAACATGAGAGTAGGGATCAAAATGGCGCCAAAATCTTGATGCCCCATTTCGTTCAAAAGTCTCCTGCAACCAAAATAGTCgataaattttcaaactttggACCACTGTCGGTGAAATAAATTGTTGGGTACCTCGAGGACTCGAAGAAAGTGGTCTTGAACGAGGGAATGGAGACGGTGTTTGCAGAGGGCGTGAACGTGAGAAACGAAGTCGGGAGCGACGGAGAGATCGCCGTTCCCGGTGAGAAGGGATTGCGTCGCGTCGCAGAAGCCATTGTAGCTGCCGATGATTTCGTGAAGAGAATCCTCAGATAGGGAATCCAAAATTGAAGGGTTGAAGAAACAAGAATTTAGTTCCTCCATAGACTGGACAATTATGAGTCAGtgaactaaactaaaaaat
This sequence is a window from Vigna angularis cultivar LongXiaoDou No.4 chromosome 2, ASM1680809v1, whole genome shotgun sequence. Protein-coding genes within it:
- the LOC108328846 gene encoding thaumatin-like protein, which encodes MIRKWLKTRNLHIAFFPSQQHHEMKHNTVEQGRSRNGSTFLNSMLSSSHYFLFFCILVSISDTDGTELIVANNCKESVWPAILGNGGHPSPKHGGFYLGSGEEVVVQVPEGWSGRIWGRQGCYFDQQTGKGYCQTGDCGGLLQCNGIGGVPPATLVEMTLGTSKSALHFYDVSLADGFNLPVSMKPVSGSGAGCGVAGCEANLNVYCPSALVVERNGKVVGCKSACLAAKSDRYCCTGEFAGRCKPTVFARLFKTVCPNAYSYAFDDSSVLKTCVAPRYVITFCPPH
- the LOC108329484 gene encoding anaphase-promoting complex subunit 2, translated to MEELNSCFFNPSILDSLSEDSLHEIIGSYNGFCDATQSLLTGNGDLSVAPDFVSHVHALCKHRLHSLVQDHFLRVLEETFERNGASRFWRHFDPYSHVAGLNKNDDLDIDEDEIQSVLYNALEEVTLEKQYQEKCLLMLVHGLQSYQDQMLEDKHDFEGERSYLTSKYQWIVSSVLMATLPRHFPVILHWYFKRKLEELSTIMDEEFCDDASQNKDGMDLDEKGKVCNKVGEMDVDECYNDHRFSENSRLVKNIGKVVLDLRNLGFTSMAEDAYASAMFLLLKAKVNDVAGDDYRSSVLQSIKSWIQAVPLQFLHALLVYLGDVVSYESTSSGLKSPLAPQPSSCCPGINTPSEGLVRWKLRLEYFAYETLQDLRIAKLFEIIVDYPESSSAIEDLKLCLEYTGQHSKLVESFISALRYRLLTAGASTNDILHQYVSTIKALRTIDPAGVFLEAVGEPIRDYLRGRRDTIKCIVTMLTDGTGGNSSSSANPGDSLLEELNRDEEIQENAGVDDDFNSDDRQAWINAMRWQPDPVEADPLKGSRNQRKVDILGMIVGIIGSKDQLVHEYRTMLAEKLLNKSDYDIDSEIRTLELLKIHFGESSLQKCEIMLNDLIGSKRTNSNIKATISQLPQTSVEVGDSAIISMDVISATIISSNFWPPIQDEPLNLPEPVDRLLSDYAKRFSEIKTPRKLQWKKSLGTIKLELQFQDREMQFTVAPVHASIIMKFQDQPSWTAKNLAAAIGIPADALNRRINFWISKGIITESQGEDSSDHVYNIVENMAETSKNGASAGTQDLLGGDEEEDRSVASVENQLLKEMTVYEKFIMGMLTNFGSMALDRIHNTLKMFCIADPPYDKSLQQLQSFLSGLVSEEKLELRDGMYFLKK